Proteins encoded by one window of Cervus canadensis isolate Bull #8, Minnesota chromosome 18, ASM1932006v1, whole genome shotgun sequence:
- the LOC122421091 gene encoding major allergen I polypeptide chain 2-like isoform X1: MKGALLVLALLVTRELTFETCEVEACPVFYEMQTAVNFVLPRAVLNETLDSVSATDEEKAAFGKIQDCFIEEGHQNRFNYLKFKILIIFSKDCTGYRVSTLVNVIRGFISSLHSLVSSS; encoded by the exons ATGAAGGGAGCACTGCTTGTGCTGGCCTTGCTGGTGACCAGAGAGCTGACCTTTGAGACATGTGAGG TGGAAGCCTGCCCTGTTTTTTATGAAATGCAGACCGCTGTGAACTTTGTACTACCAAGGGCAGTATTAAATGAAACCTTAGATTCAGTCAGtgctacagatgaggaaaaagcaGCCTTTGGAAAAATCCAGGATTGCTTCATTGAAGAAGGACATCAGAACCGGTTTAATTATCTGAAATTTAAG ATTCTCATCATCTTCAGTAAGGATTGCACTGGCTATAGAGTATCCACGTTGGTGAATGTTATTAGAGGATTCATCTCCAGTCTGCACTCTTTAGTGAGCTCATCTTAG
- the LOC122421091 gene encoding major allergen I polypeptide chain 2-like isoform X2, whose translation MKGALLVLALLVTRELTFETLEACPVFYEMQTAVNFVLPRAVLNETLDSVSATDEEKAAFGKIQDCFIEEGHQNRFNYLKFKILIIFSKDCTGYRVSTLVNVIRGFISSLHSLVSSS comes from the exons ATGAAGGGAGCACTGCTTGTGCTGGCCTTGCTGGTGACCAGAGAGCTGACCTTTGAGACAT TGGAAGCCTGCCCTGTTTTTTATGAAATGCAGACCGCTGTGAACTTTGTACTACCAAGGGCAGTATTAAATGAAACCTTAGATTCAGTCAGtgctacagatgaggaaaaagcaGCCTTTGGAAAAATCCAGGATTGCTTCATTGAAGAAGGACATCAGAACCGGTTTAATTATCTGAAATTTAAG ATTCTCATCATCTTCAGTAAGGATTGCACTGGCTATAGAGTATCCACGTTGGTGAATGTTATTAGAGGATTCATCTCCAGTCTGCACTCTTTAGTGAGCTCATCTTAG